Genomic window (Candidatus Methylomirabilota bacterium):
CCGATCAGCCCCTTCTTGGCGAAGAGCACGACCAGCACCAGCAATGGTCCGAGGATGATCTGCCAGTGTACGGTCCACGCCGACAGCACGTCCTCCAGCAACAGGAAGACGACGGCGCCGAGCACCGGACCCATCAGGGTCCCGATGCCGCCCAGGATCACCATGAACATGATCTCGCCCGAGCGCGTCCAGTGCATGAACTCGGGGGTGAGGTACTCGGTATGGTTGACGAGCAGCGCGCCGGCCAGGCCGCACATCGCCCCGGAGATGACGAAGGCGGTCAGCTTGTAGCGGTAGGGCGAGAATCCGATGGCCCGGGCCCGGGGCTCGTTGGACCGGGCGGCCCGGATGACCATGCCGAAGCGCGCGTTGACCAGCCGCTGGCCCAGGAGCAGAAACAGGAGGAGGATGGCCAGGACCAGGTAGTAGAAGGCGGTCCCGTTCCGGAGGTCGAGCAGGCCGGGGAACTGGCTCCGCACCGCCAGCCGCATGCCGTCGTCCCCGCCGTACTCCTCGATGCTGATGCCGAGGTAATAGAGCATCTGGGTGAAGGCCAGCGTGATCATGATGAAGTACACGCCGCTGGTTCGGATCGAGACGGCCCCGATCGCGAGCGCGACCAGCGCCGAGCCGAGGATCGCCAGCGACCACTGGAGGTAGCCGTTGGCGATGCCGTGGTGAGTGAGGACGCCCACCGCGTAGGCGCCGATCCCGAGGTAGGCGGCGTGCCCGAAGCTGACCATGCCGCCGTAGCCCAGAATCAGGTCCAGGCTCAGGGCGGCGATGGCGAAGATCATGATGCGCCGGAACAGGTCCACGTAGAAGGGCTGGTTGAGGAGCTCGGCCCCCACCGGCACCAGCGCCAGCCCGAGGACGCCGGCGGCGAGCGTGAGCGCCCGCGGCGATCGCGCCATCGCGCTAGCTCATCGGAGGGGGCGGACGTTACGGCCCCCTCCGCGGTCCATAGTCGAGCAGTGGCTGAAGTGATCTTGCGCCATTTGCCGACAGACCGCTAGCTTAGTCGGAGGGGGCCTCGACGGCCCCCTCCGACACCTTCCCCAGGCAGGGTTGCGCCGGCAGAGCCGGCGCTCGAAACGGCAAGCAGTGCTTGCAGTGAGCTAGCGCCTTTCACCGACAGACCGCTAGCGGACCGGGAACAGGCCCTGGGGGCGGACGGCCAGCACGGCGGCCATCAGCATGTAGATCAGCATCGAGGCCAGGGCGGGTCCGGCGGTGTCGGCAGCCGAGGGCGAGAGCACGGTGCTCAGCATCGGCTTCAGAAACGCGCGGCCCAGCGTGTCCACCATGCCCACGATGACCGCGCCGATCACCGCGCCGCGGATCGATCCGATGCCTCCGATGACGATCACCACGAAGACCTGGATCAGGATCTGCTCGCCCATGCCGGGCTGGACGGCGTAGATGGGACCGGCCATGAGCCCGGCCAGGCCGGCCAGCGCGGCGCCGAAGCCGAAGACCACCGTGTAGAGCAGGCGGATGTTGACGCCCAGCGCGGCCACCATGGTCCGGTTGCTGGCGCCGGCCCGGATGAGCATGCCGAGCCGGGTCCGGGTCACCATCAGGTAGAGCAGCGCCGCCACCACCAGGCCGACCAGGATCACCAGGGCGCGGTACACGGGGTAACGCACGCCGGGGAGCACCAGCA
Coding sequences:
- a CDS encoding branched-chain amino acid ABC transporter permease, with translation MLLVLEQTLNGLQYGVMLLLMAAGLTLVFGIMNLVNLAHGSLYMVGAYLATGFHQWTGSFLVAVPLALAATLVVGIVVEVVALRTLYERDHLDQVLATFGLILFFNELVAIVWGRAALYTSLPGWLSGHMLVLPGVRYPVYRALVILVGLVVAALLYLMVTRTRLGMLIRAGASNRTMVAALGVNIRLLYTVVFGFGAALAGLAGLMAGPIYAVQPGMGEQILIQVFVVIVIGGIGSIRGAVIGAVIVGMVDTLGRAFLKPMLSTVLSPSAADTAGPALASMLIYMLMAAVLAVRPQGLFPVR
- a CDS encoding branched-chain amino acid ABC transporter permease — translated: MARSPRALTLAAGVLGLALVPVGAELLNQPFYVDLFRRIMIFAIAALSLDLILGYGGMVSFGHAAYLGIGAYAVGVLTHHGIANGYLQWSLAILGSALVALAIGAVSIRTSGVYFIMITLAFTQMLYYLGISIEEYGGDDGMRLAVRSQFPGLLDLRNGTAFYYLVLAILLLFLLLGQRLVNARFGMVIRAARSNEPRARAIGFSPYRYKLTAFVISGAMCGLAGALLVNHTEYLTPEFMHWTRSGEIMFMVILGGIGTLMGPVLGAVVFLLLEDVLSAWTVHWQIILGPLLVLVVLFAKKGLIGLVPEEAPPGG